The following proteins are encoded in a genomic region of Streptomyces lunaelactis:
- a CDS encoding TadA family conjugal transfer-associated ATPase: MSAGLLDAVRQRLAESGAEPTPARVAAALRAQGRLLGDAEVLGGTEKLRCELVGTGPLEPLLADPAVTDVLVSAPDRVWVDRGCGLELTRVTFADAMAVRRLAQRLAAVAERRLDDARPWVDARLPDGTRMHAVIPPVAVGSTCLSLRVVRPRAFSVGELVTAGTVPPGGAWVLRALIEARLSFLISGGTGSGKTTLLSSLLGLVGERERIVLAEDSAELRPEHPHVVRLESRTANQEGAGRVTLQDLVRQALRMRPDRLVVGEVRGAEVTELLAALNTGHEGGCGTVHANAAADVPARLEALGTAAGLDRAALHSQLAAALSVVIHLVRDRGGQRRIAEVHVLERDAAGLVVTVPALRWGADAFAYERGWARLRSLIGGAL, encoded by the coding sequence ATGAGCGCCGGACTGCTGGATGCCGTACGGCAGCGGCTCGCGGAGAGCGGGGCCGAGCCGACTCCGGCCAGGGTGGCGGCCGCGCTGCGGGCACAGGGGCGGCTGCTGGGGGATGCCGAAGTGCTGGGCGGCACCGAGAAGTTGCGGTGCGAGCTGGTGGGCACGGGGCCGCTGGAGCCGCTGCTGGCAGACCCGGCCGTGACGGATGTGCTGGTGTCCGCGCCCGACCGGGTGTGGGTGGACCGGGGCTGCGGGCTCGAACTGACCCGGGTGACATTCGCGGACGCTATGGCGGTGCGCAGGCTGGCCCAGCGGCTCGCGGCAGTGGCGGAGCGGCGTCTTGACGACGCCCGGCCCTGGGTCGACGCGCGGCTGCCGGACGGGACGCGGATGCATGCCGTGATCCCGCCGGTGGCCGTCGGCTCGACGTGTCTGTCGCTGCGGGTGGTGCGGCCGAGGGCGTTCTCGGTGGGGGAGCTCGTCACAGCGGGGACGGTGCCGCCCGGCGGCGCCTGGGTGCTGCGGGCGTTGATCGAGGCCCGGCTCTCGTTCCTGATCAGCGGCGGCACAGGGTCCGGCAAGACGACCCTGCTGTCGAGCTTGCTGGGACTGGTGGGGGAGCGCGAGCGGATCGTGCTGGCCGAGGACTCGGCGGAGCTCAGACCCGAACACCCGCATGTGGTGCGACTGGAGTCGCGCACGGCCAACCAGGAGGGCGCCGGCCGGGTGACGCTGCAGGACCTGGTGCGGCAGGCGCTGCGGATGCGGCCCGACCGGCTGGTCGTCGGGGAGGTGCGCGGCGCGGAGGTCACCGAGCTGCTGGCCGCGCTCAACACCGGCCACGAGGGCGGGTGCGGCACCGTCCACGCGAACGCGGCGGCGGATGTGCCGGCGCGGCTGGAGGCGCTGGGGACGGCGGCCGGGCTCGACCGGGCGGCGCTGCACAGTCAGTTGGCTGCGGCACTCTCGGTGGTGATCCATCTCGTACGGGACAGGGGCGGGCAACGGCGGATCGCGGAGGTGCATGTGCTGGAGCGGGACGCGGCGGGGCTGGTGGTGACCGTGCCCGCGCTGCGGTGGGGCGCCGACGCGTTCGCGTACGAGCGGGGCTGGGCGCGGCTGCGGTCGCTGATCGGGGGTGCGCTGTGA
- a CDS encoding DEAD/DEAH box helicase → MAFNHLPTAMHDALGPLSVTPVTHSVPMAKNLRPRRPPETGETRPSPGAVLDRLTAGAGRAARITHTEHLPPRPGRHAVWPHRIRPEVINAIQQAGIEHPWAHQAAAAEHALDGESVVIATGTASGKSLAYLAPVLTTLLDGSEAANGRGATALYLAPTKALAADQRRAVKELSAPLGNRIRPAVYDGDTPVEEREWVRQYANYVLTNPDMLHRGILPSHPRWSSFLRSLRYVVIDECHTYRGVFGSHVAQVVRRLRRVCARYGANPVFLLASATAAEPALAAGRLTGLTVQEVADDASPRGELVFALWEPPLTELHGEKGAPVRRTATAETADLLTDLTVQGVRTVAFVRSRRGAELISVITKERLAEVDRSLPARVAAYRGGYLPEERRALERALHSGELLGLAATTALELGVDVSGLDAVVIAGYPGTRASLWQQAGRAGRSGQGALAILVARDDPLDTFLVHHPEALFQQPVESTVLDPDNPYVLAPHLCAAAAELPLTEEDLELFGPATAELMPQLEAARLLRRRATAWHWTRRERAADLTDIRGEGGRPVQIVEAATGRLLGTVDESAAHTAVHDGAVHLHQGRTYLVKHLDLEDSAALVEEADPPYSTTARDTTSISVLETDTEIPWGAGRLCYGSVEVTNQVVSFLRRKLITGEVLGETKLDLPPRTLRTRAVWWTVTEDQLDAARVNPEQLGGALHAAEHASIGMLPLFATCDRWDIGGVSVPLHPDTLLPTVFVYDGHPGGAGFAERAFHTAREWLTATREAIASCECDAGCPSCIQSPKCGNGNDPLHKRGAVRLLTELLRGAPADQKAPAAPPAT, encoded by the coding sequence ATGGCATTCAATCACTTACCAACAGCCATGCACGACGCCTTGGGACCATTGTCCGTCACTCCGGTGACACACTCGGTGCCGATGGCCAAGAATCTCCGCCCCAGACGACCTCCCGAGACCGGGGAAACCCGCCCCTCGCCCGGTGCGGTCCTCGACCGGCTCACCGCGGGGGCGGGCCGGGCTGCGCGCATCACTCATACGGAGCACTTGCCCCCCAGGCCGGGCCGTCATGCCGTCTGGCCCCATCGCATCCGCCCGGAAGTGATCAACGCCATTCAGCAGGCCGGCATCGAGCACCCCTGGGCCCACCAGGCGGCCGCCGCCGAGCACGCTCTGGACGGCGAATCCGTCGTGATCGCCACCGGCACAGCCTCGGGCAAGTCCCTGGCCTATCTCGCGCCCGTACTGACCACGCTGCTCGACGGCTCCGAGGCCGCGAACGGGCGCGGCGCCACGGCCCTCTATCTCGCCCCCACCAAGGCCCTCGCCGCCGACCAGCGCCGCGCGGTGAAGGAGCTCAGCGCGCCGCTCGGCAACCGCATCCGCCCCGCGGTCTACGACGGCGACACGCCCGTCGAGGAACGCGAGTGGGTCCGCCAGTACGCCAATTACGTCCTCACCAACCCCGACATGCTCCACCGCGGGATACTTCCCTCACATCCCCGCTGGTCCTCCTTCCTGCGCTCCCTGCGCTACGTCGTGATCGACGAGTGCCACACCTACCGGGGTGTCTTCGGCTCCCACGTCGCCCAGGTGGTGCGCCGTCTTCGCCGTGTATGCGCCCGCTACGGTGCGAATCCGGTCTTCCTCCTCGCCTCCGCCACCGCCGCGGAACCCGCGCTCGCCGCCGGACGGCTCACCGGCCTGACCGTCCAGGAGGTCGCCGACGACGCCTCACCGCGCGGCGAGCTCGTCTTCGCCCTCTGGGAGCCCCCGCTCACCGAGCTCCACGGCGAGAAGGGCGCGCCGGTCCGCCGCACCGCCACGGCCGAGACGGCGGACCTCCTCACCGATCTGACCGTGCAGGGCGTCCGGACGGTCGCCTTCGTTCGCTCCCGTCGCGGCGCCGAGCTCATCTCCGTCATCACCAAGGAACGCCTGGCCGAGGTAGACCGCTCGCTGCCCGCGCGTGTCGCCGCCTACCGGGGCGGCTATCTCCCCGAGGAGCGCCGCGCCCTGGAGCGGGCACTGCACTCCGGCGAGCTCCTCGGTCTCGCCGCCACCACGGCGCTGGAGCTCGGCGTCGACGTCTCGGGCCTGGATGCCGTCGTCATCGCCGGCTACCCGGGGACGCGGGCATCCCTGTGGCAGCAGGCCGGGCGCGCCGGACGGTCGGGCCAGGGCGCCCTGGCCATCCTCGTCGCCCGCGACGACCCGCTGGACACCTTCCTCGTCCACCACCCCGAGGCGCTGTTCCAGCAGCCGGTGGAGTCCACGGTCCTCGACCCGGACAACCCGTATGTGCTCGCCCCCCATCTGTGCGCGGCTGCCGCCGAGCTCCCGCTCACGGAAGAGGATCTGGAGCTCTTCGGCCCGGCGACCGCCGAGCTCATGCCCCAGCTGGAAGCGGCCAGGCTGCTCCGCCGCCGGGCCACCGCCTGGCACTGGACCCGCCGCGAGCGGGCGGCCGACCTCACCGACATCCGGGGCGAGGGCGGCCGCCCGGTCCAGATCGTCGAGGCCGCCACCGGCCGGCTGCTGGGCACGGTCGACGAATCGGCCGCCCACACCGCCGTCCACGACGGGGCCGTACACCTCCACCAGGGCCGTACGTACCTGGTAAAGCACCTGGACCTGGAGGACTCGGCCGCGCTCGTCGAGGAGGCCGATCCGCCGTACTCCACCACCGCGCGCGACACCACCTCCATCTCCGTACTCGAAACCGACACCGAGATCCCCTGGGGCGCCGGACGCCTCTGTTACGGCTCCGTCGAGGTCACCAACCAGGTCGTCTCCTTCCTGCGCCGCAAACTCATCACCGGCGAGGTCCTCGGCGAGACCAAGCTCGATCTGCCGCCGCGGACGCTGCGCACCCGGGCCGTGTGGTGGACGGTCACCGAGGACCAGCTGGACGCTGCCCGTGTCAACCCGGAACAGCTGGGCGGGGCCCTGCACGCCGCCGAGCACGCCTCCATCGGGATGCTGCCGCTCTTCGCCACCTGCGACCGCTGGGACATCGGCGGGGTCTCCGTACCGCTCCACCCGGACACGCTGCTGCCGACGGTCTTCGTGTACGACGGCCATCCGGGTGGCGCGGGCTTCGCCGAGCGGGCCTTCCACACCGCCCGTGAGTGGCTCACCGCCACGCGTGAGGCGATCGCCTCCTGCGAGTGCGACGCGGGCTGCCCGTCCTGCATCCAGTCCCCCAAGTGCGGTAACGGCAACGATCCGCTGCACAAGCGCGGCGCGGTCCGCCTCCTCACGGAACTGCTCCGGGGAGCTCCGGCGGACCAGAAGGCCCCGGCGGCCCCGCCCGCGACCTGA
- a CDS encoding Rv3654c family TadE-like protein encodes MNRDRGSATVWVAMATTVLCAVFAVVLAMGQAVVARHRAGSAADLAALAAADHALSGTDAACAKAAQVAGAQGATVVRCAVRGEIADVTAQARFGPYAPTVRSRAGPPGPSGPPELPGAVP; translated from the coding sequence GTGAACCGGGACCGCGGGTCGGCGACCGTCTGGGTGGCCATGGCGACGACCGTGCTGTGCGCCGTCTTCGCGGTCGTGCTTGCCATGGGGCAGGCCGTGGTCGCCCGCCACCGGGCGGGCTCCGCCGCGGACCTGGCGGCCCTCGCCGCGGCAGACCATGCCCTGAGCGGCACCGACGCAGCCTGCGCGAAGGCGGCCCAGGTGGCCGGGGCACAGGGCGCGACGGTGGTGCGGTGCGCGGTGCGGGGTGAGATCGCCGATGTGACGGCGCAGGCCCGCTTCGGTCCGTACGCCCCGACGGTCAGGTCGCGGGCGGGGCCGCCGGGGCCTTCTGGTCCGCCGGAGCTCCCCGGAGCAGTTCCGTGA
- a CDS encoding ATP-binding protein, giving the protein MATVELRFSAQPEHVRTARLVAAAVARRAGVDEAVLDEVRLAVGEACSRAVGLHRSNGITAPVTVRLSEEEKTFSIEVRDEVPGVGAEGANGVPGARNGTAEDPDSDGEDEMGLAVISGLVDDVEVTSTEEGGEIRMSWPTTPVTALP; this is encoded by the coding sequence ATGGCCACCGTTGAACTCCGATTCAGCGCCCAGCCCGAGCATGTCAGGACGGCCCGTCTGGTGGCCGCTGCCGTGGCTCGCAGGGCCGGAGTCGACGAGGCCGTGCTGGACGAGGTGCGGCTCGCTGTCGGCGAGGCGTGCAGCCGCGCCGTTGGGCTGCACCGAAGCAATGGCATCACCGCGCCCGTCACGGTCCGGCTCTCCGAGGAGGAGAAGACCTTCTCCATCGAGGTCCGGGACGAGGTCCCTGGTGTGGGCGCCGAGGGAGCCAATGGGGTCCCCGGCGCGCGTAACGGCACCGCCGAGGACCCTGACTCCGACGGCGAGGACGAGATGGGCCTCGCGGTCATCAGCGGCCTCGTCGACGACGTGGAGGTCACCTCCACCGAGGAAGGTGGCGAGATCCGGATGAGCTGGCCCACGACGCCGGTCACCGCACTGCCCTGA
- the ssd gene encoding septum site-determining protein Ssd, whose translation MAGSVTSQRPPVAEGRRDGPLIVTEDLELLDDLLRLCAAAGAEPDVHHSVPERRGSWESAPLVLVGDDAAARCRGATRRRGVLLVGRDQDDPDVWRRAVEIGADCVLRLPDGESWLVDRIADVVEGVGRQALTVGVIGGRGGAGASTLACALAVTAARSGRRTMLVDGDPLGGGLDVLLGGERAEGRRWPDFAASKGRVAGGALEESLPELHALRVLSWDRGDSVVIPPEAMRSVLAAARRRGGVVVVDLPRRVDEGVAEALAQLDLGLLVVPGELRAVAASNRVASTVGMVLQDLRAVVRGPYAAGLDEQWVADALGLPLAGELPMEAGLLAAQDSGAPPGGSARGPLARFCTAFWERALAGGGVS comes from the coding sequence GTGGCTGGATCCGTCACATCTCAACGGCCACCGGTCGCCGAAGGACGGCGCGACGGGCCGCTGATCGTCACCGAAGACCTGGAACTGCTCGACGATCTCCTGCGGCTGTGTGCCGCGGCCGGAGCCGAGCCGGACGTTCACCATTCGGTGCCGGAGCGCAGGGGAAGCTGGGAGAGCGCGCCACTGGTCCTCGTCGGCGACGACGCGGCCGCGCGCTGCCGGGGAGCCACCCGCAGGCGCGGTGTGCTGCTCGTCGGGCGTGACCAGGACGACCCGGACGTCTGGCGGCGGGCCGTGGAGATCGGGGCGGACTGCGTGCTGCGCCTGCCCGATGGGGAGAGCTGGCTCGTCGACCGCATCGCCGATGTGGTCGAGGGCGTCGGCCGGCAGGCGCTGACCGTCGGGGTGATCGGCGGCCGGGGCGGGGCCGGGGCATCGACGCTGGCCTGCGCGCTGGCGGTGACCGCGGCCAGGTCCGGCAGGCGCACCATGCTCGTCGACGGCGACCCGCTCGGTGGAGGACTTGATGTGCTGCTCGGCGGGGAGCGAGCGGAAGGCAGACGTTGGCCGGATTTCGCCGCTTCCAAGGGGCGGGTCGCCGGTGGGGCGCTGGAGGAGTCGCTGCCGGAGTTGCATGCGCTGCGGGTGCTGAGCTGGGACCGCGGTGATTCGGTGGTGATCCCGCCGGAGGCGATGCGTTCGGTGCTGGCCGCGGCGCGCAGACGCGGCGGGGTCGTGGTCGTAGATCTGCCCCGGCGGGTCGACGAGGGCGTGGCGGAGGCGCTGGCCCAGCTGGACCTGGGACTGCTGGTGGTGCCGGGCGAGCTGCGGGCGGTCGCCGCGTCGAACCGGGTGGCATCGACGGTGGGCATGGTGCTCCAGGACCTGCGGGCGGTGGTGCGCGGGCCGTACGCCGCGGGGCTGGACGAGCAGTGGGTGGCGGACGCGCTAGGGCTGCCGCTGGCGGGTGAACTGCCCATGGAGGCAGGACTGTTGGCGGCCCAGGACAGCGGCGCTCCGCCGGGCGGCAGTGCGCGCGGGCCGCTGGCCAGGTTCTGCACGGCCTTCTGGGAGCGGGCGCTGGCCGGGGGTGGGGTCTCATGA
- a CDS encoding type II secretion system F family protein, with amino-acid sequence MAAESVYAAALCAGAAAWLTVGRERGLRRARLLLAGGGAVEMAPWWSRTRLLPVVRLRPEWLCFPAGLVLAVLGESVLPLVAGAVAVPLMRRRLRARERRREQERRAEGVITLCGAVAGELRAGLQPGQALLFAARSTRALGGAEAAVLAAARFGGDVPEVLREASRGPGADGLAGVAACWRVAVDSGAGLAAGLDRLEAALRADRDQRQDLRSQLSGAWSTISLLALLPVAGLAMGWALGAAPLRVLLHSPAGLVCLVIGGLLEVAGLCWAARIVRGGEEA; translated from the coding sequence ATGGCCGCTGAGTCGGTGTACGCGGCCGCGCTGTGTGCGGGGGCCGCGGCGTGGCTGACAGTCGGGCGGGAGCGGGGGCTGCGGCGGGCGCGGCTGCTCCTGGCCGGTGGCGGTGCGGTGGAGATGGCCCCGTGGTGGTCGCGGACGCGGCTGCTTCCGGTGGTCCGGCTGCGGCCGGAGTGGCTGTGTTTTCCCGCGGGGCTGGTTCTCGCGGTGCTGGGGGAGTCGGTGCTGCCGCTGGTCGCGGGCGCGGTGGCGGTGCCACTGATGAGGCGGCGGCTGCGGGCCCGGGAGCGGAGGCGGGAGCAGGAACGGCGGGCCGAGGGCGTCATCACCTTGTGCGGTGCGGTCGCCGGCGAGCTGCGGGCGGGGCTGCAGCCGGGGCAGGCGCTGCTGTTCGCCGCCAGATCCACGCGGGCGCTGGGTGGTGCTGAGGCTGCCGTACTGGCGGCGGCGCGGTTCGGGGGCGATGTGCCTGAGGTGCTGCGGGAGGCGTCCCGGGGGCCGGGCGCGGACGGGCTCGCCGGGGTCGCGGCCTGCTGGCGGGTGGCTGTGGACAGCGGAGCCGGTCTGGCCGCGGGCCTCGACCGGCTGGAAGCTGCACTGCGGGCGGACCGGGACCAACGGCAGGACCTCCGCTCCCAGTTGTCGGGAGCCTGGTCGACCATCAGCCTGCTGGCGCTGCTTCCCGTGGCCGGCCTGGCGATGGGCTGGGCGCTGGGCGCCGCCCCTCTGAGGGTGCTGCTGCACTCCCCGGCGGGCTTGGTGTGCCTGGTGATCGGCGGACTGCTGGAAGTCGCGGGGCTCTGCTGGGCCGCGCGGATCGTGCGGGGCGGGGAGGAGGCGTGA
- a CDS encoding DUF4244 domain-containing protein, which translates to MWNPVRGWLRGLARRMRGDAGMTTSEYAMGTIAACAFAAVLYKVVTSGAVSGALQSVIGKALNAQF; encoded by the coding sequence ATGTGGAATCCGGTGCGGGGATGGCTTCGCGGACTCGCTCGCAGGATGCGCGGAGACGCGGGGATGACCACGTCCGAGTACGCGATGGGGACGATCGCCGCGTGTGCTTTCGCGGCCGTTCTGTACAAGGTCGTCACCAGCGGGGCCGTTTCGGGGGCACTGCAGTCGGTGATCGGCAAGGCGCTCAATGCGCAGTTCTGA
- a CDS encoding type II secretion system F family protein, protein MTGDAVHRLEAVVSVLAAAACLGFAVAGRRRERRVRRRIEALLAVECERRRWRPECGAWVRRWAAPLGAVITGCVLVGGVTGGVVGLAGAYGVWRWQRSRKPGPDIRDREASRQLPLAADLLAACISAGAGPREAAEAVGESLGGPVGERLARAAAELRLGGEPAQAWGWFGRIPGAAALARCLERADSTGAPAAEPVARLAERFRADRARTAVARGHKAQVLITAPVGLCFLPAFLAVGVAPVVIGLAGGLLNGN, encoded by the coding sequence GTGACCGGGGACGCCGTCCACCGGCTGGAGGCAGTGGTGTCCGTACTGGCCGCGGCGGCCTGCCTGGGCTTCGCGGTCGCGGGCAGACGGCGCGAGCGCAGGGTGCGCAGACGGATCGAGGCGCTGCTCGCGGTGGAGTGCGAACGGCGGCGGTGGCGGCCGGAATGCGGCGCCTGGGTGAGGCGCTGGGCCGCTCCGCTGGGCGCGGTGATCACCGGCTGTGTCCTGGTCGGCGGGGTGACCGGCGGCGTTGTCGGGCTCGCCGGGGCGTACGGCGTATGGCGCTGGCAGCGAAGCCGAAAGCCCGGCCCGGACATCCGCGATCGCGAGGCGAGCCGTCAACTGCCGCTCGCCGCCGACCTCCTGGCCGCCTGCATCTCCGCCGGGGCCGGTCCGCGCGAGGCGGCGGAGGCGGTCGGAGAGTCACTGGGCGGCCCGGTCGGCGAACGGCTCGCACGGGCGGCGGCCGAACTGCGGCTGGGTGGTGAACCGGCGCAGGCGTGGGGGTGGTTCGGGCGGATACCAGGCGCGGCGGCACTGGCCCGCTGTCTGGAGCGGGCCGACTCCACTGGGGCTCCGGCGGCGGAGCCTGTGGCCCGGCTGGCCGAGCGCTTCCGGGCGGACCGGGCGCGGACGGCCGTGGCCAGGGGCCACAAGGCCCAGGTGTTGATCACTGCTCCGGTGGGGCTGTGCTTCCTGCCCGCCTTCCTGGCGGTCGGGGTGGCTCCGGTGGTGATCGGCTTGGCGGGCGGACTGCTGAACGGCAACTGA
- a CDS encoding TadE family type IV pilus minor pilin has protein sequence MRSSEGADRGSVTAEAAVAVPALVVFAMALVWALMAASAQIRCVDAARAGARAAARSEPRAAALAAARSAAPEGARVTLGRAGELWRVQVEAKAPGPGALTLTLSAEAAALAEDTVGGHDPAGQDDAGQDPSGQDDAGQDGATGPGAVGRTDAGGGTGAVAP, from the coding sequence ATGCGCAGTTCTGAGGGGGCCGACAGGGGCTCCGTGACGGCGGAGGCGGCCGTCGCGGTGCCGGCCCTGGTGGTCTTCGCCATGGCCCTGGTCTGGGCGCTGATGGCGGCCTCCGCTCAGATCCGGTGCGTGGACGCGGCTCGGGCCGGGGCACGGGCGGCGGCCAGGTCCGAGCCGCGGGCGGCCGCGCTGGCCGCTGCCCGCTCGGCCGCCCCGGAGGGCGCTCGGGTCACGCTGGGGCGGGCAGGGGAGCTGTGGCGGGTGCAGGTCGAGGCTAAGGCTCCGGGGCCGGGCGCGCTGACTCTGACGCTGAGCGCGGAGGCGGCGGCCCTCGCCGAGGACACGGTGGGCGGTCATGACCCCGCGGGCCAGGACGACGCGGGTCAGGACCCTTCGGGCCAGGACGACGCGGGTCAGGACGGCGCCACGGGCCCAGGGGCCGTCGGCCGTACCGACGCCGGCGGCGGCACTGGGGCGGTGGCCCCGTGA
- a CDS encoding sodium-translocating pyrophosphatase: protein MAGLVNTELSDQPTSLAAAVLTDDNRMIVIVIAVVALAALVVAQLLVRQVLAAGEGTDSMKKIAAAVQEGANAYLTRQLRTLGVFAVVVFFLLLLLPADDWSQRAGRSVFFLVGALFSAATGYIGMRLAVRANVRVAAAAREATPAEGEPAKDLTAVSHKAMKIAFRTGGVVGMFTVGLGLLGASCVVLVYAADAPKVLEGFGLGAALIAMFMRVGGGIFTKAADVGADLVGKVEKGIPEDDPRNAATIADNVGDNVGDCAGMAADLFESYAVTLVAALILGKAAFGDAGLAFPLIVPAIGVVTAMIGIFAVAPRRADRSGMTAINRGFFISAAISLVLVAAAVYIYLPSTYAQLDGVTEAAIKTHSGDPRVLAVVAVAIGIVLAALIQQLTGYFTETNRRPVRDIGKSSLTGPATVVLAGISIGLESAVYTALLIGLGVYGAFLLGGTSIMLALFAVALAGTGLLTTVGVIVAMDTFGPVSDNAQGIAEMSGDVTGAGAQVLTDLDAVGNTTKAITKGIAIATAVLAAAALFGSYRDAIATAARDVGEVVGDGAPMNLVMDISQPNNLVGLILGAAVVFLFSGLAISAVSRSAGAVVYEVRRQFREHPGIMDYTEQPEYGRVVDICTKDALRELATPGLLAVLTPIAVGFSLGVGALGSFLAGAIGTGTLMAVFLANSGGAWDNAKKLVEDGHHGGKGSEAHAATVIGDTVGDPFKDTAGPAINPLLKVMNLVALLIAPAVVQFSYGDDANAGVRALVAVLAILVITGAVYISKRRGIAVGDEDNSAERSAKSPDPAVVS from the coding sequence ATGGCGGGGCTCGTCAACACAGAACTGTCCGATCAACCCACTTCTCTCGCAGCCGCGGTACTTACGGACGACAACCGGATGATCGTGATCGTCATCGCGGTGGTCGCGCTGGCGGCACTGGTCGTCGCCCAGCTGCTGGTGCGCCAGGTGCTTGCCGCCGGCGAGGGTACCGATTCCATGAAGAAGATCGCGGCAGCCGTGCAGGAGGGCGCGAATGCCTATCTGACCCGGCAGCTGCGCACCCTCGGCGTCTTCGCCGTCGTGGTGTTCTTCCTACTGCTGCTGTTGCCGGCCGACGACTGGTCACAGCGAGCCGGACGTTCGGTGTTCTTCCTGGTGGGTGCGCTTTTCTCGGCGGCCACCGGATACATCGGCATGCGTCTGGCCGTACGGGCAAATGTGCGCGTGGCCGCGGCCGCGCGTGAAGCGACACCCGCGGAGGGCGAGCCGGCAAAGGATCTGACGGCCGTCTCGCACAAGGCCATGAAGATCGCTTTCCGTACGGGAGGCGTGGTCGGCATGTTCACGGTGGGCCTCGGCCTGCTCGGTGCCTCCTGCGTGGTTCTCGTCTACGCGGCCGACGCGCCCAAGGTGCTCGAGGGCTTCGGTCTCGGCGCCGCGCTGATCGCCATGTTCATGCGTGTCGGCGGCGGAATCTTCACCAAAGCGGCCGACGTCGGAGCCGACCTGGTCGGCAAGGTCGAGAAGGGCATCCCCGAGGACGACCCGCGCAACGCCGCGACCATCGCCGACAACGTGGGTGACAACGTCGGCGACTGCGCGGGCATGGCGGCCGACCTCTTCGAGTCGTACGCCGTGACGCTCGTCGCGGCACTCATCCTCGGCAAGGCCGCCTTCGGTGACGCCGGGCTCGCCTTCCCGCTGATCGTCCCGGCGATCGGCGTGGTCACCGCGATGATCGGTATCTTCGCGGTCGCCCCGCGGCGCGCCGACCGCAGCGGGATGACTGCCATCAACCGTGGATTCTTCATCTCCGCGGCGATCTCGCTGGTCCTGGTGGCCGCGGCGGTATACATCTATCTGCCGTCCACGTACGCCCAGTTGGACGGTGTCACCGAGGCGGCCATCAAGACGCACAGCGGGGACCCGCGGGTTCTGGCGGTCGTCGCCGTCGCCATCGGCATCGTGCTGGCGGCCCTGATCCAGCAACTGACCGGGTACTTCACCGAGACCAACCGCCGTCCCGTCAGGGACATCGGCAAGTCCTCGCTGACCGGACCCGCCACGGTCGTGCTGGCCGGTATCTCCATCGGCCTCGAATCGGCTGTCTACACCGCGCTGTTGATCGGCCTGGGCGTGTACGGCGCGTTCCTGCTCGGCGGTACGTCGATCATGCTCGCGCTCTTCGCGGTCGCGCTGGCCGGCACCGGTCTGCTCACCACCGTGGGCGTCATCGTCGCGATGGACACCTTCGGACCCGTCTCCGACAACGCCCAGGGCATCGCCGAGATGTCGGGCGATGTGACGGGCGCGGGCGCGCAGGTGCTCACCGACCTCGACGCCGTCGGCAACACCACCAAGGCCATCACCAAGGGAATCGCCATCGCCACGGCCGTACTGGCCGCGGCGGCGCTCTTCGGCTCGTACCGCGACGCCATTGCGACAGCGGCCAGGGATGTCGGCGAGGTGGTCGGCGACGGCGCCCCGATGAACCTGGTGATGGACATCTCGCAGCCCAACAACCTGGTGGGGCTGATCCTCGGTGCCGCGGTCGTCTTCCTCTTCTCGGGGCTGGCGATCAGTGCGGTGTCCCGGTCGGCCGGAGCCGTGGTCTACGAGGTGCGGCGGCAGTTCCGCGAGCACCCCGGGATCATGGACTACACCGAGCAGCCGGAGTACGGACGCGTCGTCGACATCTGCACCAAGGACGCGCTGCGCGAGCTGGCCACACCCGGTCTGCTCGCCGTACTGACCCCGATCGCGGTCGGCTTCTCGCTCGGCGTCGGAGCCCTCGGCTCCTTCCTTGCGGGCGCGATCGGCACCGGCACCCTGATGGCCGTCTTCCTCGCCAACTCCGGTGGGGCGTGGGACAACGCCAAGAAGCTCGTCGAGGACGGCCACCATGGCGGCAAGGGCAGTGAGGCCCATGCCGCCACCGTCATCGGTGACACCGTCGGCGACCCGTTCAAGGACACCGCGGGCCCTGCCATCAATCCGCTACTGAAGGTGATGAACCTGGTGGCGCTGCTCATCGCACCCGCGGTGGTGCAGTTCAGCTACGGCGACGACGCCAACGCCGGCGTACGGGCACTGGTGGCCGTGCTCGCCATCCTTGTCATTACCGGCGCGGTGTACATCTCCAAGCGGCGAGGCATCGCTGTGGGTGACGAAGACAACTCCGCGGAGCGGAGCGCAAAGTCGCCTGATCCGGCGGTGGTTTCGTAA
- a CDS encoding STAS domain-containing protein gives MDLSLSTRNVSGPGGDRTVVEVGGEIDVYTAPKLREQLVELVNDGSYHLVVDMEGVDFLDSTGLGVLVGGLKRVRAHEGSLRLVCNQERILKIFRITGLTKVFPIHTTVDEAVAATD, from the coding sequence GTGGACCTGTCCCTGTCGACTCGCAATGTGTCCGGCCCTGGTGGCGACCGTACGGTCGTCGAGGTCGGTGGCGAGATTGATGTGTATACCGCGCCCAAGCTGCGCGAGCAGTTGGTCGAGTTGGTGAACGACGGCAGCTACCACCTGGTTGTCGACATGGAGGGCGTGGACTTCCTCGACTCCACCGGCCTCGGCGTGCTCGTGGGCGGCCTGAAGCGTGTACGTGCGCATGAAGGCTCGCTGCGCCTGGTCTGCAACCAGGAGCGCATTCTCAAGATCTTCCGGATCACAGGTCTGACCAAGGTGTTCCCGATCCACACCACGGTCGACGAAGCTGTCGCGGCGACCGACTGA